A genomic region of Salvelinus alpinus chromosome 12, SLU_Salpinus.1, whole genome shotgun sequence contains the following coding sequences:
- the LOC139535974 gene encoding purine nucleoside phosphorylase-like, translated as MSGVYGKDLQKIAFDLCKSMDVSQFVQEGVYCMVGGPNFETIAEARLLHRLGVDAVGMSTAPEVVVATQCGMRVFGLSLITNKVVKSYDDTESVNHEAVLEVSKLRSQMLQTLVSQMDINNAV; from the exons ATGTCTGGTGTGTATGGCAAGGACCTGCAGAAAATAGCCTTTGACCTCTGTAAGAGCATGGACGTCTCTCAATTTGTCCAGGAGGGGGTTTACTGTATGGTGGGAGGGCCCAACTTCGAGACCATCGCAGAGGCCAGACTTCTTCACAGACTAGGGGTGGACGCTGTGG GAATGAGCACAGCACCAGAGGTGGTGGTAGCCACACAATGTGGCATGAGGGTGTTTggcctctctctcatcaccaacAAGGTGGTCAAGAGCTATGACGACACTGAGTCAGTCAACCACGAAGCTGTTCTGGAGGTCAGCAAACTGCGCTCGCAAATGCTGCAGACGCTGGTCAGCCAGATGGACATCAACAACGCGGTCTGA
- the c12h20orf96 gene encoding uncharacterized protein C20orf96 homolog isoform X1 → MNVLPNHLVKSLKEDFKILDYSKWERCNRSKTEPPPWVILPPLPNKTTGSPSERYPATGREESGTSATHNFFPTTDKPGKSRPNTGHEESTVSSMGRLSRRRRNERVKLDPITLKKQENIKTLNLLIMSRKKALVELEKHCALLQESNVRMAGEIDSTDRQSVSSAREFLIRHDKLGSSIAAFNSWSHSQMEQAKTELQEAETAAKNRLWGLHEQLRGVKAELVNAQAELHTLKTYKDKEYPVKALRIAEIKREIEKLKETQQDENEDVNLLCQTEMVYLERRSQHEEQEVLSVIAKQNVSYIPCVVKLMAAHNQTIKKEIGIHKKEIAELEDKNRELIKSVQELQISRTNIRKDIFQDVFPKSDKCTPDMEVTLNIPREEWLPI, encoded by the exons ATGAATGTACTGCCAAACCATCTTGTCAAGTCACTGAAGGAAGATTTCAAGATATTG GACTACAGCAAGTGGGAGAGATGCAACAGGAGCAAGACAGAGCCCCCTCCCTGGGTGATTTTGCCCCCACTGCCCAACAAGACTACTGGCTCACCAAGCGAGCGTTATCCagccacagggagagaggagagtgggaccTCTGCCACCCATAACTTTTTCCCAACAACCGACAAGCCAG GGAAGTCTCGCCCCAACACTGGCCATGAAGAGTCCACTGTGTCATCTATGGGACGACTCTCTCGACGGAGGAGGAACGAAAGAGTGAAGCTGGACCCCATCACTTTGAAGAAACAAGAAAATATCAAAACACTGAAC TTGCTGATTATGTCGAGGAAGAAGGCCCTAGTGGAGCTGGAGAAGCActgtgcattgctgcaggagagCAACGTCCGTATGGCCGGGGAGAtagacagtacagacagacagtcagtgtcCAGTGCCAGGGAATTCCTCATCCGGCATGACAAATTAGGG AGTTCTATAGCTGCATTCAACAGCTGGAGCCACAGTCAGATGGAGCAGGCCAAGACAGAGCTCCAGGAGGCTGAGACTGCTGCAAAGAACAGACTTTGGG GTCTCCATGAGCAGCTGAGGGGGGTGAAGGCAGAGCTGGTGAACGCCCAGGCGGAGCTCCACACCCTGAAGACCTACAAGGATAAAGAGTACCCCGTCAAGGCCCTGCGCATTGccgagataaagagagagattgagaaactCAAAGAGACACAGCAG GATGAGAATGAGGACGTGAACTTGCTGTgccagacagagatggtgtacCTGGAGAGACGATCCCAACACGAAGAGCAGGAAGTCCTCTCTGTCATAGCTAAG CAAAATGTTTCATATATTCCCTGTGTCGTCAAACTGATGGCCGCACATAATCAGACGATAAAAAAAGAAATTGGAATCCACAAAAAG GAAATTGCGGAGCTGGAAGATAAGAACAGAGAGCTGATCAAGAGTGTCCAGGAACTACAAATATCACGGACCAACATCAGGAAAGACATCTTCCAAGACGTTTTCCCCAAATCAGATAA ATGCACCCCGGATATGGAGGTGACCTTAAACATCCCTCGTGAGGAGTGGCTCCCCATTTAG
- the c12h20orf96 gene encoding uncharacterized protein C20orf96 homolog isoform X2 produces the protein MNVLPNHLVKSLKEDFKILDYSKWERCNRSKTEPPPWVILPPLPNKTTGSPSERYPATGREESGTSATHNFFPTTDKPGKSRPNTGHEESTVSSMGRLSRRRRNERVKLDPITLKKQENIKTLNLLIMSRKKALVELEKHCALLQESNVRMAGEIDSTDRQSVSSAREFLIRHDKLGSSIAAFNSWSHSQMEQAKTELQEAETAAKNRLWGLHEQLRGVKAELVNAQAELHTLKTYKDKEYPVKALRIAEIKREIEKLKETQQDENEDVNLLCQTEMVYLERRSQHEEQEVLSVIAKQNVSYIPCVVKLMAAHNQTIKKEIGIHKKEIAELEDKNRELIKSVQELQISRTNIRKDIFQDVFPKSDKYVKMHPGYGGDLKHPS, from the exons ATGAATGTACTGCCAAACCATCTTGTCAAGTCACTGAAGGAAGATTTCAAGATATTG GACTACAGCAAGTGGGAGAGATGCAACAGGAGCAAGACAGAGCCCCCTCCCTGGGTGATTTTGCCCCCACTGCCCAACAAGACTACTGGCTCACCAAGCGAGCGTTATCCagccacagggagagaggagagtgggaccTCTGCCACCCATAACTTTTTCCCAACAACCGACAAGCCAG GGAAGTCTCGCCCCAACACTGGCCATGAAGAGTCCACTGTGTCATCTATGGGACGACTCTCTCGACGGAGGAGGAACGAAAGAGTGAAGCTGGACCCCATCACTTTGAAGAAACAAGAAAATATCAAAACACTGAAC TTGCTGATTATGTCGAGGAAGAAGGCCCTAGTGGAGCTGGAGAAGCActgtgcattgctgcaggagagCAACGTCCGTATGGCCGGGGAGAtagacagtacagacagacagtcagtgtcCAGTGCCAGGGAATTCCTCATCCGGCATGACAAATTAGGG AGTTCTATAGCTGCATTCAACAGCTGGAGCCACAGTCAGATGGAGCAGGCCAAGACAGAGCTCCAGGAGGCTGAGACTGCTGCAAAGAACAGACTTTGGG GTCTCCATGAGCAGCTGAGGGGGGTGAAGGCAGAGCTGGTGAACGCCCAGGCGGAGCTCCACACCCTGAAGACCTACAAGGATAAAGAGTACCCCGTCAAGGCCCTGCGCATTGccgagataaagagagagattgagaaactCAAAGAGACACAGCAG GATGAGAATGAGGACGTGAACTTGCTGTgccagacagagatggtgtacCTGGAGAGACGATCCCAACACGAAGAGCAGGAAGTCCTCTCTGTCATAGCTAAG CAAAATGTTTCATATATTCCCTGTGTCGTCAAACTGATGGCCGCACATAATCAGACGATAAAAAAAGAAATTGGAATCCACAAAAAG GAAATTGCGGAGCTGGAAGATAAGAACAGAGAGCTGATCAAGAGTGTCCAGGAACTACAAATATCACGGACCAACATCAGGAAAGACATCTTCCAAGACGTTTTCCCCAAATCAGATAAGTATGTCAAG ATGCACCCCGGATATGGAGGTGACCTTAAACATCCCTCGTGA